The following nucleotide sequence is from Diospyros lotus cultivar Yz01 chromosome 3, ASM1463336v1, whole genome shotgun sequence.
CCATGAGAAAATAGATTACAATAAAAGTGGGAAATGAGggttaatcaaatatttttcatgaaaaaattagttAATCAAATACTACAAAACCTAACATTTGAGTAGAAATTGAccattttttatagaaaaaatatacaatcaaatacacctcaatagttttttttatagaaaaaatgtaCAATCAAATACACTCAATTGtttcatgactggaatattgaatcaatttaaaaattttaataatatgaaGCCAATGTGTGGTGTGGCTTCCGACATAAGTTAGTTTAGATATTTTAAATGTGGAATGCACAAATCTCATCCCATCCCATCGCATCAAAGTTAAAAGACAATATCTTTGGGTTTTTTAAACATGAATTTAATCTTTTAACCCAACAAACCAGATGGAATGACACGTAAATAGGATTTGATGAAGAccaccctttttcttttttcgtaGCCATGACCTAACATTTAGAATAACCAAACCTTGATTTTGTTAGCTTAGCTTGGTGGCGTCGAATTGTATCTTTCAAGTGAGTTATATATGTCTCCTAAATTTTTTCATGATTTTGACGGAAGGATGACTTAACATTAGTAGTGTTCTATTCTCACTTGAATTACACACAACAAGAAGCCAAACGAAGCCATATTATTGcacaaaacaaccaaagagactGCTTGTCTTTGCGACATCATTTGACCGTTACACGGTCTGTTCCCTTCTCAACTGGGAATTCAAGCACCACTCCTCCTTGGAACTTCTTCACTAAGGTCTAAAGAAATTAGGGTCAcgttgttttcaatttttcatgaatattattattatgatcaGTGCTTTAACTTCTACGTTACAAccattataattttcttaaattctcATGATTGTGTACAAAATTATTTCACTATTCTAACTCAACAATTTAAAACTATTAATGATTCCCagattttatcataaaattaaataattttggtaaaaatagcTTTCCATTTGGGTTATAgcatatttttatgaaaaattagtattttttctagaattaattttttatcttcttccttatttGTTAGGGTTTAGTGAAAGTTAAGGATAATTTGTGGTTTATTATAAGTAAGGAATcacttattatttattttagtttatgatAACCCTTTTGATGACAAAACCGTATAATTATGTACAAATACAAATATGtctaaactaaaataaataataactcaTATGAGGTATAACAATATTTTAACTccatcaataatattatttatgagaaacTTCTCTATACGCACAACCCACACTAAAGTACCCAAAATTGGAGGTTCGTGTTTGGAAGAGTCAATCCCAAGGTCAATGCAAGATAAGGATGAATTTTGGGCTATAAGAGTATATTTTACTGTGattttaaagtaaattttctatttttctttttaagttctaaaaaaataatgtttggtCATGCATAACTTCACTTTTAAACTGTAATTGATTCTCTAAAAAACCAAATTAAGCTACTTAAAACCAAAAGTAAAGAGCCtcattctttttaattatataatgaaaGCAAATAACTTATAGTAAGatctatatttataattattttaacattaataagTACAACGTTACATTTAATTAACCAAATATCACTTTTTTAACATCGATCTTTCTacaacaaattataaaaaaaaacacaactcGGAAATACCAAACAAATTCTAAATAAGGAACCATTTTCTATTCCTGAGagctattttaaaaataaaattatactgtAGTATCTATATGCCAATAAATAATACTTTGCATAGAACTGTACCATAGTTTGATTGCACCATTATCAAAGATTTTTTATTCTCAATAACTGAGCATGAAGAGGCCACCTCGATCATTTtccaacaatattaattttctactaaacaaaacaaaaatgtatGGCACATATTTAATAAACCCCAATTTCAAAGTACTCCTGTACGTAGTCTCctcaaaatatggtataaatatagGTCTTGGAAGGAGGAATGCTTCGTAGAGTTGGGAACCGAACACATAATAATATTTGCCTTTCCAACTTTATATATCTTcatttccttaattaattagcttCTGTAACCATGGCTTACTATGGTATCTCCAACGCCCTGGCAATCCTGGCTCTCGCACTTGCTTTCTGCGTCCATGGCGCTCTGAGTGAGTACACAGAGTTaaattatatacacacatatatatatatgcatgggcattttaattaattagcatcATGCATGCAGCTTGTTCTTCTTTCTTAATTTGACTCTTGCTTGATCTTccaatattcaaaaatattgtGGGTGGTTAATATAATTGTAAAACATATTTACATATGATGAtgttataaagataaaatttttaaattgaaaacagAAGTAGAATGATGCATGTGGCTCATTTCTACCCCCTCAGGTGAATTacatcaatatataataatatgagATTAATTACACCTAATAGAGATATATGAAAGTCatttaaatatgttataatttattttgaagtgaTGAAATCTAATTAggttgctatatatatatatatatttgagataTGAATATTCTTCTTGTTAAATTCATGAGTTTATTATCAGAAATTAACGCTTTTCATctgtattataataataacagtaATACTAATTATGTAATTAGGCGGGGGGGTGGAATGCGAGAACCTGAATGAAGACTCGTGCGCGTTCGCCGTATCATCCTCCGGCAAACGGTGCTTTCTGGAGAGGTCCGTGAGGAGGAGCGGGGAAGAAGCGTACGAGTGCCGGACGTCGGAGATCGACGCCGGCGGCAAGCTCAAGGATTGGGTAGAGAGCCAGCAATGCGTAGACGACTGCGGGCTGGAGAGGACGGTGCTCGGCATCTCGTCGGACTCTCTTCTGGAGGCCGACTTCAGGCAGAAGCTCTGCTCGCCGCAGTGCTACGGCGGCTGCCCCAACATCGTCGACCTCTACTTCAGTCTTGCTGCTGCTGAAGGTACCTACAACTGAAAACAACGTTAATTTGTTCGTAAATGATTTAAAACATCGTACAtttactattaattaattaataaaattatctaaatattataaataaattacaataagtatattttatttgaaaatcaaatatatttaaactTGGCCCTATTAGAAATTCAAACTTGGGTCTTTTTTTCACCAAGACCACGAGAAAAGAAAAGGTTactaatttagtttttaagtaCAAACTTACTTGCAGGTATATTTCTTCCAAAATATTGTGAAGAGCAAGGCGGAAAGGCGAGGAGGGGAATGGCGGAGATCAGAAGCTCAGGGCTGACTGTGGCGAGTGGGCCTATTGAATCAGGAAGCGCCGACGGCGGCTTTGTCCCTCACAAGTTGATGCTTGGACCTGCAATGCCTccctataattaattaattaatatatatatatatatatatatatattgggtttTCAATCAAGTTGTTAAGGAATAATTATAAGTGCTTCCTCTTCTTTCGGAGTGCTTTTTGCTTGTGTTTAATAAATTTCGCCATTCTTGTGCGAGACCGTACGTCACCATTGCAACCATATATAtagaatcaaaaagaaattaagttgACGTTGgaattagaaagaaaacagatGCTTTCTCCTCTCCTCTACTGTAATTCAGCAAGTTTAGCAACTTACTgttgtattgtattgtattgttTTTATTGCTTAGATTGGATTTgggtttgaatttgaatttgtgtgaaatatttatatatatatatatatatgctctctCAATGTCTCtcttaatatacatatattggttggcataaaaatacatataaaaattatttctccataatgTGGGTATTACTTGTACTTAATTAGTTTGAATGTTAGGTGTTGAGCTAActtattcatattaattaaattttaatgattaataaaaatatttttatgatacaaatattttctcttattcatataaaaagtaaatttaaatttatttttataattacttttagatatgttttcttgttttaatcatttatatctcaaaagtttatatttaaatttttaaattttgaattaaagaaaaattatttttagacatattttccttattcatacaaaaagtaaatttattttgaattaaagaagatttcttttaaacatgttttattattttaatcatttatgtctcaaaaatttatatttgaatttttaaatattaatttctcatacaaaaagtaaatttattctgaattaaaagtgaaacatattttcttattgtttgagaaagcctaaatatttttgaatttcaaacttcatattaaccatttctttagtgactaaaatacttataaatacccccaaactcattttttgataatCAAAGTACTTTCATTATATATCCAAAGTACctgaaagctctcaaacgctctcaagcaaaaCATCCAAGCAATTCGAGACTCTCGAaacattattgcacatccactgaagagccacaaggtaagaggagaaaaacTCTTCAAGTCTTTTACGATAAatctgaacttctccatttaatattacaaatttatttatttatttaaatattattgacttatataatttgttcttaattgcttatttgtgtccaagtgtggacaaattatttataaacatttaaattattattgaccattatataggttttctagatccgttaaaatctaggtaaatCTAATTTTCAATGTAAGTAGGGAGAAAACTTTGTGTTCCCAAATCTTAGATTCTTTGCCATGCGTTGTCAgaaactctttgatttttatattattttaatttaaaaaaataatttttttttgaatatttacatctttaagtaactcaatatGATACATTaaccaatttcacatttctttaaacatcaaagattcaacacctaaagataaaaatattaaattttaaattaagctttctattttgaataaagttttacactaaaaatagtatttgatcatcaatgattttaaaaaaatatttttatttcttttagatcatgtcaaattcttatacattaaaacttacattgttggtgtttttttatttaaaatttatataatattttaaaacttacacagttgatatttagaatactttaaaattaagtattaaatgcttttaaaattagaatatttagaatgatacttttaagaaaaattaaaaaaaatcatagtttATGATACTCTTTATTTTAGTGGTCGAATAAacacaaattataagtgtaatatttctaattttaaatatcgattaaggtaattttatctaaaatttttttactttctattaatgttttttaactttaaatattttatctaaaaaaaatataagtgtaatatttttagttttactTTAAACTTCAAATATTGATTAATGTTtctaactttaaattttttatttaaaaaaagtttctaaaatattttatctaaaaatattttcacaaaaataaaaaaaaacaacaggAATGGGCCCGACCCGcaaaacccacccatcaacaatttccaaacaacaccaaccaAAGGTTTATGGATAATGTGTATTACTCTATGGATTTATTGTATGGTATGGATGAATTTTTTTAGTTCGTATATGTGTTTATTAcgttgatttttaaatttttttaaaagaaaattaaattattattttataatttgagccagatttagagacggaaaaatcaatctcaaaattcctCTTAAAAATcgacaaaatagaaaaatccgtctcaaatttgagaaagATTTTTTCgtctttaaatttcaaatagatttagaaatggaaaaatccctctaaaatttgagacgaaaaaatccaTCTCAC
It contains:
- the LOC127797688 gene encoding uncharacterized protein LOC127797688 isoform X3 translates to MAYYGISNALAILALALAFCVHGALSGGVECENLNEDSCAFAVSSSGKRCFLERSVRRSGEEAYECRTSEIDAGGKLKDWVESQQCVDDCGLERTVLGISSDSLLEADFRQKLCSPQCYGGCPNIVDLYFSLAAAEGIFLPKYCEEQGGKARRGMAEIRSSGLTVASGPIESGSADGGFVPHKLMLGPAMPPYN
- the LOC127797688 gene encoding uncharacterized protein LOC127797688 isoform X2 gives rise to the protein MAYYGISKALAILALALAFCVHGALSGGVECENLNEDSCAFAVSSSGKRCFLERSVRRSGEEAYECRTSEIDAGGKLKDWVESQQCVDDCGLERTVLGISSDSLLEADFRQKLCSPQCYGGCPNIVDLYFSLAAAEGIFLPKYCEEQGGKARRGMAEIRSSGLTVASGPIESGSADGGFVPHKLMLGPAMPPYN